A stretch of Aureispira sp. CCB-E DNA encodes these proteins:
- a CDS encoding protein-tyrosine-phosphatase: MTQLYSSIYQYCQELEQSFGQIINHRQQQLLRLSTFLKEKIHASQTPDIIAICTHNSRRSHLAQIWLAIAADYYQTPSIRTFSGGTEATAFNHRTVAALQQIGLKITTDNTNLLNPVYQVRWNDSMPPYLAFSKQYEAPPNPRKDFAALVVCSHADIHCPIVFGSALKIALPYADPKAFDGTDLEAVEYLKTCRLIALEMLFVLKQITL; the protein is encoded by the coding sequence ATGACCCAATTATATTCTTCTATCTACCAATATTGCCAAGAATTAGAACAAAGTTTTGGACAAATTATTAACCATAGGCAGCAACAATTATTGCGCTTAAGCACTTTTTTGAAAGAAAAGATACATGCTTCCCAAACACCTGATATTATCGCTATCTGTACGCACAACTCGCGACGCAGTCACTTAGCACAGATTTGGTTGGCCATCGCTGCCGATTACTATCAAACACCTTCAATTCGAACGTTTTCTGGTGGCACCGAAGCTACTGCTTTTAATCATAGAACAGTTGCAGCATTACAACAAATTGGATTAAAAATTACAACAGACAATACAAATCTACTCAACCCTGTTTACCAAGTTCGCTGGAACGACAGCATGCCCCCATATTTAGCTTTCTCTAAACAATATGAAGCCCCACCCAATCCCCGCAAAGACTTTGCAGCGCTTGTTGTTTGTAGTCATGCAGATATTCATTGCCCGATTGTATTCGGCAGCGCTTTAAAAATAGCACTTCCTTATGCTGATCCTAAAGCATTTGATGGTACAGACTTAGAAGCGGTAGAGTATTTAAAAACTTGTCGGCTAATTGCCTTAGAAATGCTTTTTGTTCTAAAACAGATTACCTTATGA
- a CDS encoding aquaporin, which translates to MRAYLAECIGTYALVFCGTGAIIINDISNGTIGHQGIAITFGAIVMVMIYALAPISGAHINPAVSISFTFTKHLNFKNLASYCIAQITGALLASLSLAFLFPTHQTLGTTLPYESWQQSFLLEIILTYFLMLVILMVGQNRHTQPFTGVAVGATVLLEAMFAGPITGASMNPARSIGPALVSGQLHALWVYIIAPILGALLAAVTWQLLTEKSSRKNITI; encoded by the coding sequence ATGAGAGCTTATCTAGCTGAATGTATCGGTACTTACGCTTTAGTTTTTTGTGGAACTGGTGCAATTATTATTAACGATATCAGCAATGGTACAATTGGACATCAAGGCATTGCTATCACTTTTGGAGCTATTGTTATGGTAATGATTTATGCCTTAGCCCCTATTTCGGGAGCTCATATTAACCCTGCTGTTTCTATATCCTTTACATTTACTAAGCACCTAAACTTTAAGAATTTAGCTTCTTATTGTATCGCCCAAATAACAGGCGCATTATTGGCTAGTCTCAGTCTAGCATTTTTATTCCCTACACACCAAACGCTTGGAACCACTCTTCCGTACGAATCTTGGCAACAGTCCTTTTTGCTTGAAATAATCTTAACTTATTTTTTAATGCTAGTGATTCTAATGGTTGGTCAAAATAGACATACTCAACCATTTACAGGGGTTGCTGTTGGAGCTACGGTTCTCTTAGAAGCAATGTTTGCAGGTCCAATAACAGGTGCTTCTATGAACCCTGCTCGCTCTATCGGCCCTGCATTAGTTTCTGGTCAACTGCATGCGCTTTGGGTCTACATCATTGCGCCTATTTTAGGTGCCTTATTAGCTGCTGTAACTTGGCAATTATTGACAGAAAAATCAAGCAGAAAAAACATCACTATTTAG